One Cololabis saira isolate AMF1-May2022 chromosome 12, fColSai1.1, whole genome shotgun sequence DNA window includes the following coding sequences:
- the l1cama gene encoding neural cell adhesion molecule L1.2 isoform X1 produces MPHLQRQQVCSRGQRSSHLLPLLLTLLPLVAQPSHAVIQIPVNYHISDLKKPPVITTQPEPVTVFSVEDFVMSCEASGNPLPIFRWTKDGEEFDPGSDPELKVSEHLGSYAFYSLSNSLDSLKLYQGKYVCYASNELGTAVSNEATLGIEVHPTQQKEKDVITKGEEGSSTVLKCNPPQSSMEPIIHWMDYRLHHIQLSERVIVGKDGSLYFAHLTPSDSRKDYTCNVQYLATRTILAKNPITLVVNPSNSVLRNRRPHMMRPTGSHSTYHALRGQTIELECIVQGLPTPKVSWLRKDGELSESRTAKDMFDRRLRFMNISENDGGEYQCMAENTQGKTTHTYMLTVEAAPFWTKEPASALYAPGETVRLDCQAGGTPSPTMSWTINGIPLSATDEDPRRSVTPSGSLILQDVNFGDTAIFQCQASNKHGTILTNTNIYVIELPPQILTEDGKAYTHTEGQKAVLECDTFGSPKPKVIWEREGFSLLADPRVNPLANGGLEILNVTHDDKGLYTCSVLNNNLSISADLEVFNRTLILTPPKDQRVLPGRTAVFTCVAVVDNNLNSPLIQWRKNDQKIFESQSDEKYTFEGSDLIIANFEAADEGVYTCQVITSLDIAEASGNLILWDRPDPPGLLQISDPKHRAVTLSWTPGNDNNCPVEVFVVEYEDQALKERDWEELKSVQGHHHHAVLPLWPYMSYRFRVIAINEVGKSDPSKPSEMHNTPAEAPDYNPDSIWSESMDPGTLVITWKEMDKVFHNGPDFHYNVMWRRAVGSGPKWHKGNTTAPPFVVEDVGNFSAYEIKVQAVNAVNDGPEPDPIIGYSGEDVPLEAPMDVGILLINSTTVKVTWAAINKDSVRGHLLGYKLHLTRKGSRGHHRGRRSREPESTVVEEAGPSNEKKVISNLRPYSHYVLAITVFNKKGEGPPSEELPFETDEGVPGPPTTLILDSPSETDMTLHWTPPAHPNGILVGYLLQYQQITESDDSPMQVEKIDDATITHLTLKGLDRHSHYRFYLRGRTFAGEGESIMMMGATTLDAAPPANISLFAGEDFVNITWVVKKRHRHVDFHINYLNKNDGSKWKKSEKVNSAQSFYQLQGLAPGSDYNLNFIYGNTSFLETYIKTEGSEVKASKSQSFATEGWFIGVVSAIVLLLLILLILCFIKRNKGGKYSVKDKEEGPMDSEARPMKDETFGEYRSLESDLEEKRTASQTSLGEESKLCSQDNLDFNGSSAITTELNLDESLVSQISRPSAGPDGFQSLQDNSPLNPTTVSPATNGMPNSILD; encoded by the exons ATGCCTCACTTGCAGCGACAGCAGGTTTGCAGTAGGGGGCAGCGCTCCTCCCACCTCCTCCCCCTTCTCCTCACCCTCCTCCCCCTTGTAGCCCAGCCCAGCCATGCAGTTATACAAATACCTGTCAACT ACCATATAAGTGATC TCAAGAAGCCTCCTGTGATCACAACACAGCCTGAGCCTGTCACCGTCTTCAGCGTCGAGGACTTCGTCATGAGCTGCGAAGCCTCTGGAAATCCTCTGCCCAT TTTCCGATGGacgaaggatggagaggagtTTGACCCAGGCAGTGACCCAGAGCTGAAAGTTTCAGAGCACTTGGGCTCATATGCATTCTACTCACTCAGTAATTCCCTGGACAGCCTAAAGCTGTACCAAGGCAAATACGTCTGCTACGCATCCAATGAGCTGGGGACTGCTGTGTCTAATGAGGCCACGCTAGGTATCGAGG TTCACCCTACacagcagaaagaaaaagacgttaTTACAAAGGGAGAGGAGGGAAGCAGCACTGTTCTGAAGTGCAACCCCCCACAGAGCTCCATGGAGCCCATCATTCACTGGATGGACTACA GGCTACACCATATCCAGCTTAGTGAGCGGGTGATAGTGGGGAAGGATGGCAGCCTATACTTCGCTCATTTGACACCTTCAGACAGCAGGAAAGACTACACCTGCAACGTCCAGTACCTGGCAACGCGCACAATTCTGGCGAAAAACCCCATCACTCTGGTTGTCAACCCCT CCAATTCAGTACTGCGGAACCGGAGACCACACATGATGAGGCCTACTGGAAGCCACAGCACGTACCATGCCCTCAGGGGCCAGACTATAGAGCTTGAGTGCATCGTGCAAGGCCT TCCGACTCCCAAAGTGAGTTGGTTGAGGAAGGACGGTGAGCTGTCAGAATCTCGGACCGCAAAAGATATGTTTGACCGCCGCCTGCGCTTCATGAATATCTCTGAAAATGACGGGGGCGAGTACCAGTGTATGGCTGAGAACACCCAAGGAAAGACCACACACACTTACATGCTGACTGTCGAAG CGGCTCCTTTTTGGACCAAGGAGCCTGCCAGTGCTTTATATGCCCCAGGTGAGACTGTGAGACTGGACTGTCAGGCGGGTGGCACCCCCTCTCCTACCATGAGCTGGACCATCAATGGGATCCCCCTCTCAG CAACTGATGAGGACCCCAGACGCAGTGTGACCCCAAGTGGATCACTGATCCTACAGGATGTCAACTTTGGAGACACTGCCATCTTCCAGTGCCAGGCCTCCAACAAACACGGGACCATCCTCACCAACACCAACATCTATGTCATTG AGCTGCCGCCCCAGATCCTTACAGAAGACGGGAAAGCGTACACACATACAGAAGGCCAGAAGGCTGTGCTAGAGTGTGACACCTTTGGCTCTCCTAAACCTAAAGTCATATG ggaGAGGGAGGGATTCTCCCTTCTGGCTGATCCGAGAGTCAACCCACTGGCCAATGGGGGGCTTGAGATCCTTAACGTCACCCATGATGACAAGGGCCTCTACACCTGTTCTGTGCTCAACAACAACCTCTCAATTAGTGCTGACCTGGAGGTGTTCA ACAGGACACTGATCCTGACACCACCAAAGGATCAGAGGGTGCTGCCAGGAAGAACGGCAGTCTTCACCTGTGTGGCTGTCGTTGACAACAATCTCAACTCCCCTCTCATTCAGTGGAGGAAGAACGATCAGAAGATTTTTGAATCCCAAAGTGATGAAAA ATACACATTTGAAGGATCGGACCTCATAATAGCTAATTTTGAAGCAGCCGATGAGGGCGTGTACACCTGTCAGGTTATCACTTCACTGGACATAGCAGAAGCCAGCGGAAATCTCATTTTATGGG ATCGTCCAGACCCTCCTGGTCTCCTCCAGATCTCGGATCCTAAGCATCGTGCAGTTACTCTCAGCTGGACACCTGGAAACGACAACAACTGCCCCGTGGAAG TGTTTGTGGTAGAGTATGAAGACCAAGCTTTGAAGGAAAGGGACTGGGAAGAACTGAAGTCAGTACAAGGACACCATCACCATGCTGTCCTCCCCTTGTGGCCTTACATGTCCTACCGTTTCCGGGTCATTGCCATCAATGAGGTAGGCAAGAGTGACCCCAGCAAACCCTCTGAAATGCACAACACACCGGCTGAAG CTCCAGACTACAACCCAGACAGTATCTGGAGTGAGTCTATGGACCCAGGCACTCTGGTCATCACCTGGAAG GAAATGGACAAAGTTTTTCACAACGGACCTGACTTCCATTACAATGTGATGTGGAGGCGAGCTGTAGGCAGTGGGCCTAAATGGCACAAGGGCAACACAACGGCACCACCATTTGTTGTCGAAGACGTTGGAAACTTCTCCGCCTACGAAATTAAAGTTCAGGCTGTCAATGCTGTAAATGATGGACCTGAGCCAGACCCTATAATTGGTTATTCAGGGGAAGATG TTCCACTTGAGGCGCCGATGGATGTGGGTATTTTGCTAATCAACAGCACTACAGTCAAAGTGACCTGGGCAGCTATAAACAAAGACTCAGTCAGAGGACACCTGCTGGGATACAAG TTACACCTGACCAGAAAAGGCTCCAGGGGCCACCACAGAGGCCGGAGGTCCAGGGAGCCTGagagcacggtggtggaggaggCTGGGCCCAGCAATGAGAAGAAGGTCATCAGCAACCTCAGACCGTACTCCCATTATGTTCTAGCCATCACTGTATTCAACAAAAAGGGAGAGGGACCCCCCTCTGAGGAGCTGCCCTTCGAGACAGATGAGGGAG TACCTGGTCCTCCCACAACCCTGATCCTAGACAGCCCATCAGAGACGGATATGACCCTGCACTGGACACCTCCTGCTCATCCCAATGGAATACTTGTTGGATATTTATTGCAGTACCAACAGA TTACAGAGAGTGATGACAGCCCCATGCAAGTAGAGAAAATTGATGATGCCACAATCACCCACCTCACTTTGAAGGGCCTGGATCGTCACAGCCACTATCGCTTCTACCTGAGGGGGCGCACTTTTGCTGGAGAAGGAGAGTCAATTATGATGATGGGGGCCACCACACTTGATGCGG CACCCCCTGCCAACATCAGCCTGTTCGCGGGGGAAGACTTTGTTAATATCACCTGGGTGGTCAAGAAGAGACACAGGCATGTTGATTTCCACATCAACTACCTCAATAAGAATG ATGGCAGTAAATGGAAGAAGTCTGAAAAAGTGAACTCTGCTCAGTCATTCTACCAGCTCCAGGGCCTGGCTCCTGGCTCTGATTATAATCTAAACTTCATCTATGGAAATACCTCTTTCTTGGAGACTTACATTAAGACAGAGGGATCAG AAGTGAAAGCAAGCAAATCACAAAGCTTTGCAACAGAGGGTTGGTTCATCGGAGTTGTGAGTGCCATCGTGCTTTTGTTGTTGATACTGCTCATTCTCTGCTTCATCAAGAGGAATAAAGGGGGAAAATACTCAG TGAAAGATAAAGAGGAAGGTCCTATGGACTCAGAGGCACGACCAATGAAGGATGAAACTTTTGGGGAGTATAG ATCTCTAGAAAG TGATCTTGAGGAGAAGCGGACAGCCAGCCAGACTTCCTTAGGTGAGGAGAGCAAGCTGTGCAGCCAGGACAACCTCGACTTCAACGGAAGCAGTGCCATAACCACGGAGCTCAACCTTGACGAGTCTCTGGTCAGCCAGATCAGTCGTCCCAGCGCGGGTCCTGACGGGTTCCAGAGCCTGCAGGATAACTCCCCACTCAACCCCACCACTGTCTCCCCTGCCACCAATGGCATGCCCAACTCGATCCTTGATTAA
- the l1cama gene encoding neural cell adhesion molecule L1.2 isoform X4, whose protein sequence is MPHLQRQQVCSRGQRSSHLLPLLLTLLPLVAQPSHAVIQIPVNYHISDLKKPPVITTQPEPVTVFSVEDFVMSCEASGNPLPIFRWTKDGEEFDPGSDPELKVSEHLGSYAFYSLSNSLDSLKLYQGKYVCYASNELGTAVSNEATLGIEVHPTQQKEKDVITKGEEGSSTVLKCNPPQSSMEPIIHWMDYRLHHIQLSERVIVGKDGSLYFAHLTPSDSRKDYTCNVQYLATRTILAKNPITLVVNPSNSVLRNRRPHMMRPTGSHSTYHALRGQTIELECIVQGLPTPKVSWLRKDGELSESRTAKDMFDRRLRFMNISENDGGEYQCMAENTQGKTTHTYMLTVEAAPFWTKEPASALYAPGETVRLDCQAGGTPSPTMSWTINGIPLSATDEDPRRSVTPSGSLILQDVNFGDTAIFQCQASNKHGTILTNTNIYVIELPPQILTEDGKAYTHTEGQKAVLECDTFGSPKPKVIWEREGFSLLADPRVNPLANGGLEILNVTHDDKGLYTCSVLNNNLSISADLEVFNRTLILTPPKDQRVLPGRTAVFTCVAVVDNNLNSPLIQWRKNDQKIFESQSDEKYTFEGSDLIIANFEAADEGVYTCQVITSLDIAEASGNLILWDRPDPPGLLQISDPKHRAVTLSWTPGNDNNCPVEVFVVEYEDQALKERDWEELKSVQGHHHHAVLPLWPYMSYRFRVIAINEVGKSDPSKPSEMHNTPAEAPDYNPDSIWSESMDPGTLVITWKEMDKVFHNGPDFHYNVMWRRAVGSGPKWHKGNTTAPPFVVEDVGNFSAYEIKVQAVNAVNDGPEPDPIIGYSGEDVPLEAPMDVGILLINSTTVKVTWAAINKDSVRGHLLGYKLHLTRKGSRGHHRGRRSREPESTVVEEAGPSNEKKVISNLRPYSHYVLAITVFNKKGEGPPSEELPFETDEGVPGPPTTLILDSPSETDMTLHWTPPAHPNGILVGYLLQYQQITESDDSPMQVEKIDDATITHLTLKGLDRHSHYRFYLRGRTFAGEGESIMMMGATTLDAAPPANISLFAGEDFVNITWVVKKRHRHVDFHINYLNKNDGSKWKKSEKVNSAQSFYQLQGLAPGSDYNLNFIYGNTSFLETYIKTEGSVILRRSGQPARLP, encoded by the exons ATGCCTCACTTGCAGCGACAGCAGGTTTGCAGTAGGGGGCAGCGCTCCTCCCACCTCCTCCCCCTTCTCCTCACCCTCCTCCCCCTTGTAGCCCAGCCCAGCCATGCAGTTATACAAATACCTGTCAACT ACCATATAAGTGATC TCAAGAAGCCTCCTGTGATCACAACACAGCCTGAGCCTGTCACCGTCTTCAGCGTCGAGGACTTCGTCATGAGCTGCGAAGCCTCTGGAAATCCTCTGCCCAT TTTCCGATGGacgaaggatggagaggagtTTGACCCAGGCAGTGACCCAGAGCTGAAAGTTTCAGAGCACTTGGGCTCATATGCATTCTACTCACTCAGTAATTCCCTGGACAGCCTAAAGCTGTACCAAGGCAAATACGTCTGCTACGCATCCAATGAGCTGGGGACTGCTGTGTCTAATGAGGCCACGCTAGGTATCGAGG TTCACCCTACacagcagaaagaaaaagacgttaTTACAAAGGGAGAGGAGGGAAGCAGCACTGTTCTGAAGTGCAACCCCCCACAGAGCTCCATGGAGCCCATCATTCACTGGATGGACTACA GGCTACACCATATCCAGCTTAGTGAGCGGGTGATAGTGGGGAAGGATGGCAGCCTATACTTCGCTCATTTGACACCTTCAGACAGCAGGAAAGACTACACCTGCAACGTCCAGTACCTGGCAACGCGCACAATTCTGGCGAAAAACCCCATCACTCTGGTTGTCAACCCCT CCAATTCAGTACTGCGGAACCGGAGACCACACATGATGAGGCCTACTGGAAGCCACAGCACGTACCATGCCCTCAGGGGCCAGACTATAGAGCTTGAGTGCATCGTGCAAGGCCT TCCGACTCCCAAAGTGAGTTGGTTGAGGAAGGACGGTGAGCTGTCAGAATCTCGGACCGCAAAAGATATGTTTGACCGCCGCCTGCGCTTCATGAATATCTCTGAAAATGACGGGGGCGAGTACCAGTGTATGGCTGAGAACACCCAAGGAAAGACCACACACACTTACATGCTGACTGTCGAAG CGGCTCCTTTTTGGACCAAGGAGCCTGCCAGTGCTTTATATGCCCCAGGTGAGACTGTGAGACTGGACTGTCAGGCGGGTGGCACCCCCTCTCCTACCATGAGCTGGACCATCAATGGGATCCCCCTCTCAG CAACTGATGAGGACCCCAGACGCAGTGTGACCCCAAGTGGATCACTGATCCTACAGGATGTCAACTTTGGAGACACTGCCATCTTCCAGTGCCAGGCCTCCAACAAACACGGGACCATCCTCACCAACACCAACATCTATGTCATTG AGCTGCCGCCCCAGATCCTTACAGAAGACGGGAAAGCGTACACACATACAGAAGGCCAGAAGGCTGTGCTAGAGTGTGACACCTTTGGCTCTCCTAAACCTAAAGTCATATG ggaGAGGGAGGGATTCTCCCTTCTGGCTGATCCGAGAGTCAACCCACTGGCCAATGGGGGGCTTGAGATCCTTAACGTCACCCATGATGACAAGGGCCTCTACACCTGTTCTGTGCTCAACAACAACCTCTCAATTAGTGCTGACCTGGAGGTGTTCA ACAGGACACTGATCCTGACACCACCAAAGGATCAGAGGGTGCTGCCAGGAAGAACGGCAGTCTTCACCTGTGTGGCTGTCGTTGACAACAATCTCAACTCCCCTCTCATTCAGTGGAGGAAGAACGATCAGAAGATTTTTGAATCCCAAAGTGATGAAAA ATACACATTTGAAGGATCGGACCTCATAATAGCTAATTTTGAAGCAGCCGATGAGGGCGTGTACACCTGTCAGGTTATCACTTCACTGGACATAGCAGAAGCCAGCGGAAATCTCATTTTATGGG ATCGTCCAGACCCTCCTGGTCTCCTCCAGATCTCGGATCCTAAGCATCGTGCAGTTACTCTCAGCTGGACACCTGGAAACGACAACAACTGCCCCGTGGAAG TGTTTGTGGTAGAGTATGAAGACCAAGCTTTGAAGGAAAGGGACTGGGAAGAACTGAAGTCAGTACAAGGACACCATCACCATGCTGTCCTCCCCTTGTGGCCTTACATGTCCTACCGTTTCCGGGTCATTGCCATCAATGAGGTAGGCAAGAGTGACCCCAGCAAACCCTCTGAAATGCACAACACACCGGCTGAAG CTCCAGACTACAACCCAGACAGTATCTGGAGTGAGTCTATGGACCCAGGCACTCTGGTCATCACCTGGAAG GAAATGGACAAAGTTTTTCACAACGGACCTGACTTCCATTACAATGTGATGTGGAGGCGAGCTGTAGGCAGTGGGCCTAAATGGCACAAGGGCAACACAACGGCACCACCATTTGTTGTCGAAGACGTTGGAAACTTCTCCGCCTACGAAATTAAAGTTCAGGCTGTCAATGCTGTAAATGATGGACCTGAGCCAGACCCTATAATTGGTTATTCAGGGGAAGATG TTCCACTTGAGGCGCCGATGGATGTGGGTATTTTGCTAATCAACAGCACTACAGTCAAAGTGACCTGGGCAGCTATAAACAAAGACTCAGTCAGAGGACACCTGCTGGGATACAAG TTACACCTGACCAGAAAAGGCTCCAGGGGCCACCACAGAGGCCGGAGGTCCAGGGAGCCTGagagcacggtggtggaggaggCTGGGCCCAGCAATGAGAAGAAGGTCATCAGCAACCTCAGACCGTACTCCCATTATGTTCTAGCCATCACTGTATTCAACAAAAAGGGAGAGGGACCCCCCTCTGAGGAGCTGCCCTTCGAGACAGATGAGGGAG TACCTGGTCCTCCCACAACCCTGATCCTAGACAGCCCATCAGAGACGGATATGACCCTGCACTGGACACCTCCTGCTCATCCCAATGGAATACTTGTTGGATATTTATTGCAGTACCAACAGA TTACAGAGAGTGATGACAGCCCCATGCAAGTAGAGAAAATTGATGATGCCACAATCACCCACCTCACTTTGAAGGGCCTGGATCGTCACAGCCACTATCGCTTCTACCTGAGGGGGCGCACTTTTGCTGGAGAAGGAGAGTCAATTATGATGATGGGGGCCACCACACTTGATGCGG CACCCCCTGCCAACATCAGCCTGTTCGCGGGGGAAGACTTTGTTAATATCACCTGGGTGGTCAAGAAGAGACACAGGCATGTTGATTTCCACATCAACTACCTCAATAAGAATG ATGGCAGTAAATGGAAGAAGTCTGAAAAAGTGAACTCTGCTCAGTCATTCTACCAGCTCCAGGGCCTGGCTCCTGGCTCTGATTATAATCTAAACTTCATCTATGGAAATACCTCTTTCTTGGAGACTTACATTAAGACAGAGGGATCAG TGATCTTGAGGAGAAGCGGACAGCCAGCCAGACTTCCTTAG